Proteins encoded by one window of Dreissena polymorpha isolate Duluth1 chromosome 11, UMN_Dpol_1.0, whole genome shotgun sequence:
- the LOC127851355 gene encoding uncharacterized protein LOC127851355: protein MLIDVRNCGFEIELSTRDLPIFGVGCEINLFMAGFHKVGIYINFNDPVQSLWRAAKGSVEMTLQAIDEEKTNMKKRDIRNTALNGMYKAMRMPRDAEMHDGDLDMLVNFTFQYIEDNAFDNHTDGNMDEYTYWKQIYAEKCLQFTRCHTFLLDTTVILSQLVNDTAATIRNISSIQDNMQSFNIESISNNLSFASIGIDPTVAQDEFNISMATLEDTIEGARGNLSYDPLLTNIVAFADESRKFLEDKVGSVNNIMSLNLWIAAMNDVTKEYFHNDTCVSFLDCAHYAVAVLYQQFVAVNVINQSESTDTISEFEDTFLLLVGNNSHTIQDLDSMATSLILTLQRMREHDVFCSKPPEMVEPLRNQTAKSGTDISLICNATGDPDPDFWWYKDGKLMPNHHKMILTMSNASEEDAATYYCVAGNLVANYSFEEVHVFVQKEILHDNGFYKKDDGPNLPLERILAPILGIATCAIVIGLVVWKFRKRTVVSKGSSASNTQAVCEE, encoded by the exons ATGTTGATAGATGTGAGGAATTGTGGTTTTGAAATTGAGCTTTCAACTCGTGATTTGCCTATCTTTGGTGTTGGTTGTGAGATTAATTTATTTATGGCAGGATTTCATAAAGTGGGCATATACATCAATTTTAATGACCCTGTCCAGAGTTTATGGCGTGCTGCGAAAGGTTCCGTTGAGATGACCCTGCAAGCAATTGACGAAGAAAAAACTAATATGAAAAAACGTGATATACGAAATACAGCTCTAAACGGCATGTACAAAGCCATGAGAATGCCACGCGATGCAGAAATGCATGACGGAGATTTGGATATGCTTGTGAATTTCACCTTTCAATACATTGAAGATAATGCGTTTGATAATCatacagatggcaatatggacgaGTACACctattggaaacaaatatatgcTGAAAAGTGTCTTCAATTTACTAGATGCCATACTTTCTTGCTTGATACTACAGTGATACTATCCCAATTGGTGAATGATACAGCCGCAACCATACGAAACATTTCGTCTATTCAAGACAACATGCAATCATTTAATATTGAATCCATTTCGAACAATCTCTCCTTTGCAAGCATTGGTATTGACCCGACAGTTGCACAGGATGAATTTAATATAAGTATGGCGACACTTGAAGACACAATAGAAGGCGCAAGGGGCAACCTGTCCTACGATCCCCTGTTGACAAACATCGTTGCCTTTGCAGACGAATCTCGCAAGTTTTTGGAAGACAAGGTCGGTAGCGTTAATAACATAATGAGTCTCAATCTGTGGATAGCTGCAATGAATGATGTAACAAAAGAGTATTTTCATAACGACACATGTGTTTCATTTCTGGATTGCGCTCACTACGCGGTGGCCGTTCTATACCAACAGTTTGTTGCCGTGAATGTCATCAACCAGTCAGAAAGTACTGATACGATTTCTGAATTTGAAGATACATTCTTACTTCTAGTAGGAAACAATTCTCACACAATACAGGACCTTGATTCGATGGCAACGTCTTTAATATTGACCTTGCAGCGTATGCGAGAACACGACGTGTTTTGTTCCAAACCACCGGAAATGGTCGAACCACTACGAAACCAAACCGCAAAGTCTGGGACCGATATTTCACTTATTTGTAACGCGACGGGTGATCCTGACCCCGACTTCTGGTGGTATAAGGACGGGAAACTTATGCCGAATCATCATAAGATGATATTGACGATGTCCAACGCGTCGGAAGAAGATGCCGCAACGTACTATTGTGTGGCCGGAAATCTCGTAGCCAACTACTCGTTTGAAGAAGTACACGTGTTTGTTCAGA AGGAGATACTGCATGACAATGGTTTCTACAAGAAGG atgATGGCCCTAACCTTCCGCTCGAAAGAATCCTTGCCCCAATATTGGGAATAGCAACTTGCGCGATAGTCATTGGACTTGTTGTCTGGAAATTCCGCAAAAG AACGGTTGTCAGTAAAGGTAGTTCTGCTTCGAATACACAG GCTGTTTGCGAGGAATGA
- the LOC127851356 gene encoding signal peptide, CUB and EGF-like domain-containing protein 3, with amino-acid sequence MWNSIFISLIVSIFFFHEAYAGRKICWSACDWNSWGSWSSCSTKCGRGDQSRARSLCCWAAQTYNECMRSCKKSESSTYESRKCNTQCYNNGNVNSYSYECNCQNGYYGSCCEKYQSCGSWGSCTRSCGGGKQTKTCRRYDNGWNEWTESMNCNEFCYNGASYRYGSCSCPSWRSGACCENCREISISHCMPGRQECGGSPDGIRCTQCYLPYKPAGYNQGCVRIPCNDRNGMCDHNCMTQWGTPTCSCRSGYQLSSNGYSCNDINECQVGSSKCEHICTNTEGSFSCSCRTGYQLNYDARTCSDIDECVSADLKCSQVCLNKGGSYACSCDPGFVLLDDKRSCEDIDECSISNGNCSHRCQNIPGSYQCNCPSGFQLQTQSTVCIDIDECKLGTSSCSQECNNTDGSFVCGCRDGFVLAY; translated from the exons ATGTGGAACAGTATTTTTATAAGTTTAATCGTTTCAATATTTTTCTTCCATGAAGCATATGCCGGTAGAAAAATATGCTGGAGCGCTTGTGATTGGAATTCGTGGGGATCTTGGTCATCGTGTTCTACGAAATGTGGAAGAGGTGACCAGAGCAGAGCAAGGTCACTGTGCTGCTGGGCTGCTCAAACATATAACGAATGCATGCGGAGTTGTAAGAAAAGCGAGAGTTCAACATATGAGTCACGGAAATGTAACACGCAATGCTATAATAACGGAAACGTCAATTCTTATAGCTATGAGTGCAACTGTCAGAATGGCTATTATGGCTCCTGTTGCGAGAAAT ACCAAAGTTGTGGGAGCTGGGGAAGTTGTACGCGGTCATGTGGTGGCGGTAAACAAACGAAAACTTGCCGCAGATACGACAATGGTTGGAATGAATGGACCGAGTCAATGAACTGTAACGAGTTCTGCTACAACGGCGCTTCATACAGATATGGCTCGTGTTCGTGCCCCTCTTGGAGGAGCGGCGCATGTTGCGAAA ATTGTCGAGAAATTTCGATTTCCCACTGTATGCCTGGACGTCAGGAATGCGGCGGAAGTCCGGACGGTATCCGATGTACCCAGTGTTATCTTCCGTACAAACCTGCCGGCTATAATCAAGGATGTG TTCGAATCCCGTGCAATGACAGGAACGGTATGTGCGACCACAACTGTATGACGCAATGGGGTACGCCGACATGCAGTTGCAGATCCGGATATCAACTCTCTTCAAATGGCTATTCCTGCAATG ATATCAACGAGTGTCAAGTAGGATCTTCCAAATGTGAACATATCTGTACAAACACAGAAGGATCATTCAGTTGCTCGTGTAGGACAGGCTATCAACTGAATTATGATGCTCGTACTTGTAGTG ATATTGATGAATGTGTGTCCGCGGACCTTAAATGTTCTCAGGTGTGTTTAAACAAAGGTGGATCGTATGCTTGTTCCTGCGACCCAGGGTTTGTTCTCCTGGACGATAAACGTTCATGCGAAG ATATTGATGAGTGTTCTATTTCAAATGGAAATTGTTCCCATCGTTGCCAGAACATTCCGGGTTCTTACCAATGCAATTGTCCATCCGGATTTCAACTTCAAACACAGAGCACAGTATGCATAG ACATCGACGAGTGTAAGCTGGGGACATCGTCTTGCTCACAAGAGTGCAACAACACCGATGGAAGCTTCGTGTGCGGTTGTAGAGATGGATTTGTCTTGGCATACTGA